In Streptomyces longhuiensis, the following proteins share a genomic window:
- a CDS encoding P-II family nitrogen regulator translates to MKLITAVVKPHRLDEIKDALQAFGVQGLTVTEASGYGRQRGHTEVYRGAEYTVDLVPKIRIEVLVEDDDAEQLIDVVVKAARTGKIGDGKVWAVPVETAVRVRTGERGPDAL, encoded by the coding sequence ATGAAGCTCATCACGGCGGTCGTCAAGCCGCACCGGCTCGACGAGATCAAGGACGCCCTCCAGGCCTTCGGCGTCCAGGGCCTGACCGTCACCGAGGCCAGCGGCTACGGCCGCCAGCGCGGCCACACCGAGGTCTACCGCGGCGCCGAGTACACCGTCGACCTCGTACCGAAGATCCGCATAGAGGTCCTCGTCGAGGACGACGACGCCGAACAGCTCATCGATGTCGTGGTCAAGGCCGCCAGGACCGGCAAGATCGGGGACGGCAAGGTCTGGGCCGTCCCGGTGGAGACCGCCGTCAGGGTCCGCACCGGTGAGCGCGGGCCGGACGCGCTGTAA
- a CDS encoding aminotransferase class V-fold PLP-dependent enzyme, giving the protein MTPNRSAAPALPETFPLATIPVDEAMARQFRLIEYTAAHFTGEELFNADAGVVPGLGRPRTTAKAEAVLADFFGAEDAAFVQGAGTGAIRAALNAAVTAGDPLLIHKAPVYRTTEVTLRGIGVRTEEVDFNDLGALREALASGRFRWAYVQHTRQRLGDSYDPGEVLAVCRAAGVRTVVDDNYAVLRVPASGVELGADASCFSLFKLHGPEGVGIVVGARDLVARVRADNYSGGGQVQGHQALDVLRALTHVPVMWAVQSRVGAQVAERLAAGEVDGIAEVRLANAQDRCLLVRLDRPVARELPAVAARFGAAPYPVGSNSRYEIAPLFYRMSSSSLDDSPGLADWTVRINPMRAGADLVIDILRRSLDVLKHHAKDD; this is encoded by the coding sequence ATGACACCCAACCGCTCAGCGGCACCCGCGCTCCCCGAGACGTTCCCGCTCGCCACGATCCCGGTCGACGAGGCGATGGCCCGGCAGTTCCGGCTGATCGAGTACACCGCCGCGCACTTCACCGGCGAGGAACTGTTCAACGCCGACGCGGGCGTCGTGCCCGGTCTCGGCCGGCCCCGCACGACCGCCAAGGCCGAGGCGGTGCTCGCCGACTTCTTCGGGGCCGAGGACGCCGCGTTCGTCCAGGGCGCGGGCACCGGAGCGATCCGTGCCGCGCTGAACGCCGCCGTGACCGCGGGCGATCCGCTGCTGATCCACAAGGCGCCGGTGTACCGGACCACCGAGGTCACGCTGCGCGGCATCGGTGTACGTACCGAAGAGGTCGACTTCAACGACCTGGGCGCGCTGCGCGAGGCCCTCGCGTCGGGGCGGTTCCGGTGGGCGTACGTGCAGCACACCCGGCAGCGGCTCGGCGACTCGTACGACCCGGGCGAGGTGCTCGCCGTGTGCCGGGCGGCCGGGGTGCGCACCGTCGTCGACGACAACTACGCCGTGCTGCGCGTGCCCGCGTCGGGGGTCGAACTCGGCGCGGACGCCTCCTGCTTCTCGCTGTTCAAGCTGCACGGGCCCGAAGGCGTGGGCATCGTCGTCGGGGCGCGCGACCTCGTCGCACGGGTCCGGGCGGACAACTACTCGGGCGGCGGTCAGGTCCAGGGTCATCAGGCGCTGGACGTGCTGCGCGCCCTGACGCACGTGCCGGTGATGTGGGCGGTGCAGTCGCGGGTGGGCGCCCAGGTCGCCGAGCGGCTCGCCGCCGGTGAGGTGGACGGCATCGCCGAGGTGCGGCTCGCGAACGCGCAGGACCGGTGCCTGCTCGTACGCCTCGACCGGCCCGTCGCACGTGAACTCCCCGCCGTCGCGGCGCGGTTCGGCGCCGCGCCCTATCCCGTCGGCTCCAACTCCCGTTACGAGATCGCGCCGCTGTTCTACCGCATGTCCAGCTCGTCCCTCGACGACTCCCCCGGGCTCGCGGACTGGACGGTGCGGATCAATCCGATGCGGGCGGGCGCCGACCTCGTGATCGACATCCTGCGCCGCTCCCTCGACGTACTGAAGCACCACGCAAAGGACGACTGA
- the ffh gene encoding signal recognition particle protein has product MFDTLSDRLAATFKNLRGKGRLSEADIDATAREIRIALLEADVALPVVRAFIKQVKERAAGAEVSQALNPAQQVIKIVNEELIGILGGETRRLRFAKNPPTVIMLAGLQGAGKTTLAGKLGHWLKGQGHAPLLVACDLQRPNAVNQLSVVAERAGVGIYAPEPGNGVGDPVQVAKDSVEFARQKQYDVVIVDTAGRLGIDQELMQQAADIRDAVSPDEVLFVVDAMIGQDAVNTAEAFRDGVGFDGVVLSKLDGDARGGAALSIAHVTGRQVMFASNGEKLDDFDAFHPDRMASRILGMGDMLTLIEKAEQTFSQQEAEKMASKLASKKGQDFTLDDFLAQMEQVRKMGSISKLLGMLPGMAQMKDQINNLDERDVDRTAAIIKSMTPAERADATIINGSRRARIARGSGVEVSAVKNLVERFFEARKMMSRMAQGGGMPGMPGMPGMGGGPGRQKKKQKQAKGKQRSGNPMKRKQQEEEEAARREAAGQSGNAFGLPAADQDKNFELPDEFKKFMG; this is encoded by the coding sequence GTGTTCGACACTCTTTCCGACCGCCTCGCAGCGACATTCAAGAACCTCCGCGGCAAGGGGCGCCTCAGCGAGGCGGACATCGACGCCACGGCGCGCGAGATCCGTATCGCCCTGCTCGAAGCGGACGTGGCCCTGCCCGTCGTCCGCGCCTTCATCAAGCAGGTCAAGGAGCGTGCGGCCGGCGCGGAGGTCTCCCAGGCGCTGAACCCCGCCCAGCAGGTCATCAAGATCGTCAACGAGGAGCTCATCGGCATCCTCGGCGGCGAGACCCGGCGCCTGCGCTTCGCCAAGAACCCGCCCACCGTGATCATGCTCGCGGGTCTCCAGGGTGCCGGTAAGACGACCCTCGCCGGAAAGCTCGGCCACTGGCTGAAGGGGCAGGGCCACGCGCCGCTGCTCGTCGCCTGTGACCTCCAGCGCCCCAACGCCGTGAACCAGCTGAGCGTCGTCGCCGAGCGCGCCGGCGTCGGCATCTACGCGCCCGAGCCCGGCAACGGCGTGGGCGACCCGGTCCAGGTCGCCAAGGACTCCGTCGAGTTCGCCCGGCAGAAGCAGTACGACGTCGTCATCGTCGACACCGCCGGCCGCCTGGGTATCGACCAGGAGCTCATGCAGCAGGCCGCGGACATCCGCGACGCGGTCTCGCCCGACGAGGTCCTCTTCGTCGTCGACGCCATGATCGGTCAGGACGCGGTCAACACCGCCGAGGCCTTCCGTGACGGCGTCGGCTTCGACGGCGTGGTGCTCTCCAAGCTCGACGGTGACGCCCGTGGTGGTGCCGCGCTGTCGATCGCGCACGTCACCGGCCGCCAGGTCATGTTCGCCTCGAACGGCGAGAAGCTGGACGACTTCGACGCGTTCCACCCGGACCGCATGGCGTCCCGCATCCTCGGCATGGGCGACATGCTCACGCTGATCGAGAAGGCCGAGCAGACCTTCTCGCAGCAGGAGGCCGAGAAGATGGCCTCCAAGCTGGCCTCCAAGAAGGGCCAGGACTTCACGCTCGACGACTTCCTGGCCCAGATGGAGCAGGTCAGGAAGATGGGCTCCATCTCCAAGCTGCTCGGGATGCTGCCCGGCATGGCGCAGATGAAGGACCAGATCAACAACCTCGACGAGCGTGACGTCGACCGCACGGCCGCCATCATCAAGTCGATGACCCCGGCCGAGCGCGCGGACGCCACGATCATCAACGGCTCGCGCCGTGCCCGTATCGCCCGTGGTTCGGGCGTCGAGGTCAGCGCGGTGAAGAACCTCGTCGAGCGGTTCTTCGAGGCCCGCAAGATGATGTCCCGCATGGCGCAGGGCGGCGGCATGCCGGGGATGCCCGGGATGCCGGGCATGGGCGGCGGTCCGGGCCGGCAGAAGAAGAAGCAGAAGCAGGCCAAGGGCAAGCAGCGCTCCGGCAACCCGATGAAGCGCAAGCAGCAGGAAGAGGAAGAGGCGGCGCGCCGCGAGGCCGCGGGCCAGAGCGGCAACGCGTTCGGCCTGCCCGCCGCCGACCAGGACAAGAACTTCGAACTGCCCGACGAGTTCAAGAAGTTCATGGGCTGA
- a CDS encoding ammonium transporter: MPPGITLAADTPTLSAANTGFMLICSALVMIMTPGLAFFYGGMVRVKSTLNMLMMSFISLGIVTILWVLYGFSAAFGTDHGSLIGWSSDYVGLSGIGLTQLWDGYTIPIYVFAVFQLMFAIITPALISGALADRVKFSAWALFITLWATLVYFPVAHWVWGTGGWAFDLGVIDFAGGTAVHINAGAAALGVILVIGKRVGFKKDPMRPHSLPLVMLGAGLLWFGWFGFNAGSWLGNDDGVGALMFVNTQVATAAAMLAWLIYEKIRHGACTTLGAASGAVAGLVAITPSGGSCSPLGAIAIGAIAGVLCAMAVGLKYRFGYDDSLDVVGVHLVGGVIGSLLIGFFATGGGQSDAQGLFYGGGLTQLWKQLAGVGAVLAYSLVASAILAFLIDKTIGMRVSEDDEVSGIDQVEHAETAYDFSGAGGGTASRSAGPVQEAAAQTKKVDA; the protein is encoded by the coding sequence ATGCCCCCAGGCATCACGCTTGCCGCAGACACGCCCACGCTGTCTGCCGCCAACACAGGGTTCATGCTGATCTGTTCCGCCCTGGTGATGATCATGACGCCGGGACTCGCCTTCTTCTACGGAGGCATGGTCCGCGTCAAGTCCACCCTGAACATGCTGATGATGAGCTTCATCAGCCTCGGGATCGTCACGATCCTTTGGGTCCTCTACGGCTTCTCCGCCGCCTTCGGCACCGACCACGGCAGCCTGATCGGCTGGTCCTCGGACTACGTCGGGCTCAGCGGCATAGGCCTGACGCAGCTGTGGGACGGCTACACCATCCCGATCTACGTCTTCGCCGTCTTCCAGTTGATGTTCGCGATCATCACGCCCGCCCTGATCAGCGGCGCGCTCGCCGACCGCGTGAAGTTCAGCGCCTGGGCGCTCTTCATCACCCTGTGGGCCACGCTCGTGTACTTCCCCGTCGCGCACTGGGTCTGGGGGACCGGCGGCTGGGCGTTCGACCTCGGCGTCATCGACTTCGCCGGCGGTACCGCGGTCCACATCAACGCGGGTGCGGCCGCTCTCGGTGTGATCCTCGTGATCGGTAAGCGCGTCGGCTTCAAGAAGGACCCGATGCGGCCCCACTCGCTGCCGCTGGTGATGCTCGGCGCCGGTCTGCTGTGGTTCGGCTGGTTCGGGTTCAACGCGGGCTCCTGGCTCGGCAACGACGACGGCGTCGGCGCGCTGATGTTCGTCAACACGCAGGTCGCCACCGCCGCCGCGATGCTCGCCTGGCTGATCTACGAGAAGATCAGGCACGGCGCGTGCACCACCCTGGGCGCCGCCTCCGGCGCGGTCGCCGGCCTCGTCGCGATCACCCCGTCCGGCGGCTCCTGCTCGCCGCTCGGCGCGATCGCCATCGGCGCCATCGCGGGTGTCCTGTGCGCCATGGCCGTCGGCCTCAAGTACAGGTTCGGCTACGACGACTCGCTCGACGTCGTCGGCGTCCACCTCGTCGGCGGGGTCATCGGCTCGCTCCTCATCGGCTTCTTCGCCACCGGCGGCGGCCAGTCCGACGCGCAGGGCCTCTTCTACGGCGGCGGCCTGACCCAGCTGTGGAAGCAGCTCGCCGGAGTCGGCGCGGTCCTCGCGTACTCGCTCGTCGCCTCCGCGATCCTGGCCTTCTTGATCGACAAGACGATCGGCATGCGGGTCAGCGAGGATGACGAGGTCTCCGGCATCGACCAGGTCGAGCACGCCGAGACCGCGTACGACTTCAGCGGCGCGGGCGGTGGCACGGCCTCCCGCTCGGCCGGCCCGGTCCAGGAGGCAGCAGCGCAGACCAAGAAGGTGGACGCATGA
- a CDS encoding alanine racemase has translation MFLDSLLTRNPELVDAAADLHRRGAIPPDTYVMDLDAIESNAALLAAEADRLGLTLWFVVKQLGRNPELIRAIARHIPKYAAIDAPEARTLHAAGARAGNLGHLVQIPRRSLPEMLAWRPETVTVFDVDNARAVSDEARAQGFVQDVLVRLEGAEGAVYPGQEGGVPLDALDDFAAAVEQLPGVRIAGVTAFPCVLCDPATGTPRPTATFELAVKASELLTSRGHENLKLSAPSATSVASLPLLAEHGATHGEPGHSLTGTTPLHARDAGQPEKPAYVYVTEVAHTLADGRPAVFGGGFYPRAHIGSALLPRSGRRLAVQDAPAENIDYYRLLDAPAPGGAVAAGDTALLAFRTQIFVTRSTVAVVAGLSSGSPRLTGLYDAQGRAL, from the coding sequence GTGTTCCTCGACAGTCTGCTCACCCGCAACCCCGAGCTCGTCGACGCCGCGGCCGACCTCCACCGGCGGGGCGCGATCCCGCCCGACACGTACGTCATGGATCTCGACGCGATCGAGTCGAACGCCGCGCTGCTCGCCGCCGAGGCCGACCGGCTCGGGCTCACCCTCTGGTTCGTCGTGAAGCAGCTCGGCCGCAACCCCGAGCTGATCAGGGCGATCGCCCGGCACATCCCGAAGTACGCGGCCATCGACGCTCCGGAGGCCCGCACCCTGCACGCGGCGGGAGCGCGGGCGGGCAACCTCGGCCACCTCGTGCAGATCCCACGCCGCTCGCTGCCCGAGATGCTGGCCTGGCGCCCCGAGACCGTGACCGTCTTCGACGTCGACAACGCCCGCGCGGTCTCGGACGAGGCCCGCGCGCAGGGCTTCGTCCAGGACGTCCTCGTGCGCCTCGAAGGGGCGGAGGGTGCGGTCTATCCCGGGCAGGAAGGCGGTGTTCCGCTCGATGCGCTCGACGACTTCGCGGCCGCCGTCGAACAGTTGCCGGGCGTGCGGATCGCGGGCGTCACCGCGTTCCCGTGCGTCCTGTGCGACCCAGCGACGGGCACGCCACGCCCCACCGCCACCTTCGAACTCGCCGTCAAGGCAAGCGAATTGCTCACCTCGCGCGGCCACGAGAACCTGAAGCTGAGCGCCCCGAGCGCCACCTCCGTGGCCAGTCTCCCCCTCCTCGCCGAGCACGGCGCGACCCACGGCGAGCCGGGTCACTCGCTCACCGGCACCACACCCCTGCACGCCCGTGACGCAGGCCAGCCCGAGAAGCCCGCCTACGTCTACGTCACCGAGGTCGCCCACACACTCGCCGACGGCAGGCCCGCCGTGTTCGGCGGCGGCTTCTACCCCCGCGCGCACATCGGTTCGGCACTGCTGCCCCGCTCGGGCCGGCGCCTCGCGGTGCAGGACGCGCCCGCGGAGAACATCGACTACTACCGGCTGCTCGACGCGCCCGCCCCCGGCGGCGCCGTCGCGGCGGGCGACACGGCGCTGCTCGCGTTCCGCACGCAGATCTTCGTGACCCGCTCGACGGTCGCGGTGGTGGCGGGCCTGTCGTCCGGGTCTCCGCGCCTGACCGGCCTGTACGACGCGCAAGGGAGGGCCCTGTGA
- a CDS encoding phosphopentomutase — protein MSKTVIVVVDGFGVGAMPDAGVLRPGDLAADTCGHVLDRCREAFGRPLRLPALGALGLGLVHPHPDLARRTRLPVAAGRAGLGYPGADTYAGHQTMMGADFSRVTVARLGDHLGEVTAALEAAGHKVELLGGEPLLVVDAAVLVHDNLEADPGINWNASGRLDDLGFDGILSVARTVRAVAPVARVIAVGGHASGPLPDFVREGDGGTVGLDTPASGFYRNGGLEVRHLGAGLDHRRQLPDLAARAGIPVTLVGKAADILACDDAVRRPAVPTADVLAYTLEAVRAEGEALVVANVQESDLAGHQQDVERYGHVLEQVDAGLAALVSLLGADGDRLIVTGDHGNDPTIGHAFHTREFVPVLIHRPGAAGVELLPDAGSLADVGATAAAALGLDPAGLANGTEISRAAARAA, from the coding sequence ATGAGCAAGACCGTCATCGTCGTCGTCGACGGATTCGGTGTGGGCGCCATGCCGGACGCGGGTGTCCTGCGCCCCGGCGACCTGGCGGCGGACACCTGCGGCCATGTGCTCGACCGGTGCCGCGAGGCGTTCGGGCGGCCGCTGCGGCTGCCCGCGCTCGGCGCGCTCGGGCTGGGCCTGGTGCACCCGCACCCGGACCTCGCACGGCGCACCCGTCTGCCGGTCGCGGCGGGCCGGGCCGGGCTCGGCTACCCCGGCGCGGACACGTACGCGGGCCACCAGACGATGATGGGCGCCGACTTCAGCCGGGTGACGGTGGCGCGGCTCGGCGACCACCTCGGCGAGGTCACCGCGGCTCTGGAGGCCGCGGGCCACAAGGTCGAACTCCTCGGCGGCGAGCCCCTGTTGGTCGTCGACGCAGCCGTGCTGGTGCACGACAACCTGGAGGCCGACCCCGGTATCAACTGGAACGCCTCGGGCCGCCTCGACGACCTGGGCTTCGACGGGATCCTCTCCGTCGCGCGCACGGTCCGCGCGGTGGCGCCCGTCGCGCGGGTGATCGCGGTGGGCGGCCACGCGAGCGGTCCGCTCCCCGACTTCGTACGCGAAGGGGACGGCGGCACGGTCGGCCTCGACACCCCGGCAAGCGGCTTCTACCGCAACGGTGGCCTCGAGGTGCGGCATCTCGGCGCGGGCCTCGACCACAGGCGCCAGCTCCCGGATCTTGCGGCGCGGGCCGGGATCCCCGTCACGCTCGTCGGGAAGGCCGCGGACATCCTGGCCTGCGACGACGCGGTGCGGCGCCCGGCCGTGCCGACGGCGGACGTGCTCGCGTACACGCTCGAAGCCGTGCGCGCGGAGGGCGAGGCGCTGGTCGTGGCCAATGTGCAGGAGAGCGATCTGGCCGGGCACCAGCAGGACGTGGAGCGCTACGGGCACGTCCTGGAGCAGGTCGACGCGGGGCTCGCGGCGCTCGTCTCGCTGCTCGGCGCGGACGGCGACCGGCTGATCGTGACCGGCGACCACGGCAACGACCCGACGATCGGCCACGCCTTCCACACCCGGGAATTCGTGCCGGTGCTGATCCACCGCCCAGGTGCGGCCGGTGTCGAACTGCTGCCGGACGCGGGCAGCCTGGCGGACGTGGGCGCGACGGCCGCGGCGGCGCTCGGCCTCGATCCGGCGGGGCTCGCCAACGGCACGGAGATCAGTCGAGCGGCGGCGCGGGCAGCCTGA
- a CDS encoding phosphotriesterase family protein, with translation MHNPPLIHTVTGPLPAAAVRGPALAHEHLALDLDRRGDGGAVLDPEAHGPAVTAELAALREEFGLALVIELTCRGMGRDPRALARISRDTQVAVVAATGWYYEPFHTPELAGAGVGQLADTLVREIDGGLGSTGVRPGVLGEVGSHGDVPSEPESRALRAAARAAVATGLSVATHAQLGRGGLAQLELLTGEGLAPHRISVGHQDLLDDPAVHKELAASGAYVAFDTVGKESYQSDDVRLRLLLALLEAGYADRVLLSCDISRHGYLEREGGQGYGHLFRSFLPRARAAGVDDTLMDLMTRRNPLRFLTGASVQEI, from the coding sequence ATGCACAACCCGCCCCTCATCCACACCGTCACCGGCCCGCTCCCCGCGGCCGCCGTACGTGGCCCGGCCCTCGCGCACGAGCATCTGGCACTCGACCTCGACCGGCGCGGCGACGGCGGCGCGGTCCTCGACCCCGAGGCGCACGGACCGGCCGTCACGGCCGAACTGGCCGCCCTGCGCGAGGAGTTCGGCCTCGCCCTGGTGATCGAGCTGACCTGCCGCGGCATGGGGCGCGACCCGCGCGCCCTGGCCCGGATCTCCCGGGACACGCAGGTCGCCGTCGTCGCGGCCACCGGCTGGTACTACGAGCCGTTCCACACGCCCGAGCTGGCCGGCGCGGGGGTCGGACAACTGGCCGACACACTGGTCCGCGAGATCGACGGCGGGCTCGGCTCCACGGGCGTCCGGCCCGGCGTGCTCGGCGAGGTCGGCAGCCACGGTGACGTGCCCAGCGAGCCGGAGTCGCGTGCGCTGCGCGCCGCGGCGCGGGCCGCCGTCGCCACGGGCCTGTCGGTCGCCACGCACGCGCAGCTCGGCCGCGGCGGGCTCGCCCAGCTGGAGCTGCTCACCGGCGAGGGCCTCGCCCCGCACCGGATCTCGGTCGGGCACCAGGACCTCCTCGACGATCCGGCCGTGCACAAGGAGCTGGCCGCGAGCGGCGCGTACGTCGCGTTCGACACGGTCGGCAAGGAGAGCTACCAGAGCGACGACGTCCGGCTCCGGCTGCTGCTCGCCCTCCTCGAGGCCGGCTACGCCGACCGTGTCCTGCTCAGCTGCGACATCTCGCGCCACGGCTATCTGGAGCGCGAGGGCGGTCAGGGTTACGGGCATCTGTTCCGGTCGTTCCTGCCCCGGGCGCGTGCCGCGGGCGTGGACGACACCTTGATGGACCTGATGACGCGCCGCAATCCGCTGCGCTTCCTGACCGGCGCGAGCGTGCAGGAGATCTGA
- a CDS encoding [protein-PII] uridylyltransferase, with translation MTSVDVQTEKSDDDDSAPSGYAAARLRLLQGEARSGPPRRSALAELTDGWLRELFTAGARETTGVSLVAVGGYGRGELSPRSDLDLLLLHDGNAGPGAIASLADHVWYPVWDLGLALDHSVRTPAEARRTAGEDLKVQLGLLDARHIAGDAGLTAGLRTAVLADWRNQAPRRLPELRDLCDERAERQGELQYLLEPDLKEARGGLRDATALRAVAASWLADAPREGLADARRRLLDVRDALHLATGRATDRLALQEQDQVAAELGLLDADTLLRQVYEAARTVSYASDVTWREVGRVLKSRAVRPRLRAMLGGGSKPVTERSPLAEGVVEQDGEAVLARAAKPERDPVLPLRAAAAAAQAGLPLSLHAVRRMAAAARPLPTPWPAEAREQLVTLLGAGRPTVEVWEALEAEGLITRLLPDWERVRCRPQRNAVHTWTVDRHLVETAVRAADLTRRVGRPDLLLVAALLHDIGKGWPGDHSVAGEIIAKDVAARIGFDRADVTVVATLVRHHLLLIETATRRDLEDPATVRAVADAVGTVGTLELLHALTEADALATGPAAWSTWRGSLVTDLVKRVAAVLAGEDPDGGDGPAAAEPTAEQERLALEAFRTGGPVLSLRAQTEAPVDRDAEGAEAAPADPEPLGVELLIAVPDQPGVLPAVAGVLAMHRLTVRTAELSALDLPAQVPGSVLLLDWRVAAEYGSLPQAARLRADLVRALDGSLDIAARLAERDAAYPRRRGTVAPPPRVTVAPAASRHATVIEVRAQDAPGLLHRIGRALETADVWVRSAHVSTLGANAVDAFYVTRAEGEPLPAADAAAVAGALEEALRG, from the coding sequence GTGACGAGTGTGGATGTGCAGACCGAAAAATCGGACGACGACGATTCAGCACCCAGCGGCTACGCGGCGGCCCGGCTGCGCCTCCTCCAAGGGGAGGCGCGGTCCGGGCCGCCGCGCCGTTCGGCACTCGCGGAGCTGACCGACGGCTGGCTCCGCGAGCTGTTCACCGCCGGGGCGCGCGAGACGACCGGGGTGTCCCTCGTCGCCGTCGGCGGCTACGGACGCGGCGAGCTGTCCCCGCGCAGCGACCTCGACCTGCTGCTCCTGCACGACGGCAATGCCGGACCCGGTGCCATCGCCTCCCTCGCGGACCACGTCTGGTACCCCGTGTGGGACCTGGGGCTCGCCCTCGACCACTCCGTCCGTACGCCCGCGGAGGCCCGTAGGACGGCGGGCGAGGACCTCAAGGTGCAGCTCGGCCTCCTCGACGCCCGGCACATCGCGGGCGACGCCGGCCTGACGGCGGGCCTGCGCACCGCCGTCCTCGCCGACTGGCGCAACCAGGCGCCCAGGCGCCTGCCCGAACTGCGCGACCTGTGCGACGAGCGGGCCGAGCGCCAGGGCGAGCTGCAGTACCTGCTCGAACCCGACCTCAAGGAGGCCAGGGGCGGGCTCAGGGACGCCACCGCGCTGCGCGCCGTCGCCGCCTCATGGCTCGCGGACGCCCCCAGAGAGGGCCTCGCCGACGCGCGGCGCAGGCTCCTCGACGTTCGGGACGCCCTGCACCTGGCCACCGGCCGCGCCACCGACCGCCTCGCCCTCCAGGAGCAGGACCAGGTCGCGGCGGAACTCGGTCTCCTCGACGCCGACACCCTGCTCCGCCAGGTCTACGAGGCCGCGCGCACCGTGTCGTACGCCAGCGACGTCACCTGGCGCGAGGTCGGGCGCGTGCTCAAGTCGCGGGCCGTGCGGCCCCGGCTGCGCGCCATGCTGGGCGGCGGGAGCAAGCCCGTCACCGAGCGGTCACCGCTCGCCGAAGGCGTCGTCGAGCAGGACGGCGAGGCGGTCCTCGCCCGCGCGGCCAAGCCCGAGCGCGACCCCGTGCTGCCGCTTCGCGCCGCCGCGGCCGCCGCCCAGGCCGGACTGCCGCTGTCCCTGCACGCCGTCCGCAGGATGGCCGCCGCCGCGCGCCCCCTGCCCACGCCGTGGCCCGCCGAGGCCCGCGAGCAGCTCGTGACGCTGCTCGGCGCGGGCCGGCCGACCGTCGAGGTCTGGGAGGCGCTGGAGGCCGAGGGCCTGATCACGCGGCTGCTGCCCGACTGGGAGCGGGTGCGGTGCAGGCCGCAGCGCAACGCGGTGCACACCTGGACCGTCGACCGGCACCTCGTCGAGACCGCCGTGCGCGCCGCCGACCTCACGCGCCGCGTCGGCCGCCCCGACCTGCTGCTCGTCGCCGCGCTCCTGCACGACATCGGCAAGGGCTGGCCGGGCGACCACTCCGTGGCCGGCGAGATCATCGCGAAGGACGTGGCCGCGCGCATCGGCTTCGACCGCGCGGACGTCACCGTCGTCGCCACCCTCGTACGCCACCATCTGCTGCTCATCGAGACGGCGACGCGGCGCGACCTGGAGGACCCGGCCACGGTGCGGGCCGTCGCGGACGCCGTCGGCACCGTGGGGACGCTCGAACTGTTGCACGCCCTGACGGAGGCGGACGCGCTCGCCACCGGGCCCGCGGCCTGGTCCACGTGGCGCGGGTCGCTCGTCACCGACCTCGTCAAGCGGGTCGCCGCCGTCCTCGCGGGAGAGGACCCCGACGGCGGCGACGGCCCCGCCGCGGCCGAGCCCACGGCCGAACAGGAGCGGCTGGCCCTGGAGGCGTTCCGCACGGGCGGCCCGGTGCTGTCCCTGCGCGCGCAGACGGAGGCCCCCGTCGACCGGGACGCGGAAGGCGCCGAGGCCGCGCCCGCCGACCCGGAGCCCCTCGGTGTCGAACTGCTCATCGCCGTCCCCGACCAGCCGGGCGTGCTGCCCGCCGTCGCCGGGGTGCTCGCCATGCACCGGCTCACCGTCCGTACGGCGGAGCTGAGCGCCCTCGACCTGCCCGCCCAGGTGCCGGGCTCGGTCCTGCTCCTCGACTGGCGCGTCGCCGCCGAGTACGGCTCCCTGCCCCAGGCCGCCCGGCTGCGCGCGGATCTCGTACGGGCCCTGGACGGCTCCCTGGACATCGCCGCCCGGCTCGCGGAGCGGGACGCCGCGTATCCGCGGCGGCGCGGCACCGTGGCGCCGCCGCCCCGGGTGACGGTCGCCCCCGCCGCCTCGCGGCACGCGACGGTGATCGAGGTCCGGGCACAGGACGCACCGGGCCTGCTGCACCGCATCGGCCGGGCGCTGGAGACGGCGGACGTATGGGTGCGGTCCGCGCATGTGTCGACCCTCGGGGCGAACGCGGTGGACGCGTTCTATGTCACGCGGGCCGAGGGGGAGCCGCTCCCCGCGGCGGACGCGGCCGCGGTGGCGGGCGCGCTGGAGGAGGCGCTGCGGGGGTAG